The genomic region ATGATGTTAGTTTTTAAATGATTTATCTGGTGAATTGGTATTTTGGGTACCAAATGGTTGAGCTTGATAAGTGACCTATATATTAAGTTTTGGGTAAAattattcatatatttatttggccatttaggtaagtttggatacatggttgacatgtttttaagttttcatttgaggtgcctacGGGCATGTTGGTCGTATTCGatgatattacatgttttaagcttgattttggttggttttggatGCCTATTTATGACTTGGTTATATGCACATTGTTGTGTTTAGGTTGGtaccaatttgggtgagaaatatggcttggaaaatgacctatttttatccacacaagcatatgtctcagccgtgtgtcacacacggctaagtgacacagctgtgtgtgacatacggccaggtgacacggtcgtgtgtcccctatatcttTTAAAAgagtaagtcagtatgctcatatggcttagcacacaggcgtgtggcttggccgtgtggcacaagtcagagagttacacgggcacgaacacgggctgggacacggccgtgtgtccctatttcgaatgctcacatggcctaagacatgggcttgtctcttggtcgtgtgagtcacacggcctgaccacacggctgtgtgaccccgttttgaaaattatataagtttctgaaaaattctctgaattttccaatttagtccagaTTTGTTTCTAAGGTGTATTTtaagcctcgagggctcgtattagggacaatatgtataAATTTGATTGGTTTTTTTTACATGAATGctaaatgatatgaaatgtttaagATTTCTATCTGTCTAATCTGTAAAtttggtaatgctttgtaaccctgttccagcgatAGATACGggtcaggggtgttacattttatctGCAAAGTTGTTGTGTATTCACAATTACTAGCAGCATATTAGCTTGCAAACACTTGTGGTTTATCCACAACTTATACTGGCAGCTATTATCTGTAAATCCGTTGTGTATTCACAACTGCTGGCAGCGTATTAACCTCCAAttctggtggtttatccacaaacTGGAGTGTCCGGAATATAAGAGTTTTGGGAAACTCTAACTCTGGAGTGTAATAGTGGGGCAGAACCTGTTTATACTGTTAAATTGAAATTGCTATGTATTGCATCATCACACATAAACATGTTCGAATGAACTATCACTTTCATCTATGCTATGAGATTgctaataaaatgtataatgttaTTACATATGCTTGGATTACTATTTGACACTGATTTACTTGTGATGGAACTCACACTGATATCTGGAGGGTTTTAACTCTATTTTCTAATATATTTTTAGATATATTATTTGATGTTTCATTATTCAgagtttgtattattattttattccgaCTATGACATGTGATTTAGGATTTGAGTTTTATATTGCATTACACTTAATTTGATTTTAGGATAACAAGATATgtttattattgagttatgcatgaatttctgatttttatttaaaaacaacCACTTGTCACATTTCCACGGCTACATCTTAATTAAGGTTTTGAAGATTAATAAATTGGTAATTAACTAAGTTTTCTACTAAATTAAACACATATTTCGAAATGACTGTTTTTAAAACCGCGATAGCTAATTGAGTcacttcggtggctaatgtaattTTCCGAATTAAGATCTAACGTTTAGGTTATGTTGGAGAGGTTACACGAGCAGTCTACCCAGTTAAAAATTAGAAATCCAAATTCCAAAAACCATCTAAAAGTTccatcaatttttaatttttatttttcacctCAATTAATCCACATCGGAATTTAAAATGCCAGATCTCCAACTTAACAACAACAATCTCAGTATGGATCATCTTGCTCATTTTTCTAATGGACAAGATCGTTtctataaaattttcaagtaaaagGACTGAAATGCAATACAAATACAGTACAGggattgatttataattttaccCCGAAATCTATCAAATCTTGTGTGTTTCACTTTTTCTTACAACACATTAAAACTGTCCTAATTTGTTTGGTTTGCTTGTTTTCCAAATACTTTTCCTTCATCCGCAAGGGGATGGAAGATACCAGAAAATgtcaattttatgtttttgtatcATATGTTCGACGAACAGTATACTTTTTCATGTatacaaaagaaaaaataaaaacaacagTATCACTATCTAATCTGTTATAAACATAAATATCAGATAAGGAAGATTCTCAGCCTCTTCTCTGATTAAACTCTTTTTTCTTTGAGAAAATTCTCTTCTTTTGTTTGTCTTTTTAGTAAAagggtttctttttctttctcacgTTTCCCTTACAATTTTGTTTTCCATTGACTTTCTGACTTGATAAACTCAAGTAATAATTGCTCGTCTATAATTATAACTGTTATTCAAATATTCTTTCTTTAGCTACAATTTTTAGCAGTGTTACACTATTGGGTACCTTTGAAAAACAAGTTCCTATCACATGATTCAaagttattttctatttttatctgGTTTCTCTTAAACTCTTTCATGgcatctcttcttttttttttttaatttttttaaattatcaaTAATAATTTGTTTGGGTTTTAAATGAAATGCAAAAAAGTAGTTGGGTTATACTAAATGTGTTAAGGTTTGGTTTGTTTATTTCATCTGAAAGTCAAAGTTGAAACATGGCAGCCTGGTCCACAATCTCTACCAAAGATTAAACTAATTAAGATGAAAAAGAATTTGTGAACAATGTATGCTGTTTAAGTAAATACTTTGCTTCTCTCTTGTCATTTCTGGGGATCTTCATTTATGAAATGGGGttcttttcttcatcattttagtGGTTCATATGGCTGCTTGCTAATGGTTTCAGATAGAGAGAGCTTCattaacttttcttttcttttctttttttttcccatttctttgcTTGTTCATAAATAGAATCCTTGTCTGATTGGTTCCTGGATCTTCTTTGCAGCTGGTTTCTGTTTCCAGAATCTTGCTTTATAACTTCATCTTCTTCTGAAGACTGCAAAAGTTTCTTGAATTTTAGTGTTTGGACCATTTGAATAGGATTAAATTTTGTGCAAAAGAAATGGCTGGTGGAAGGAGGAAAAAACAACATTTTAGCAGAATTCATGCTTTCACATGTGGGAAAGCATCTTTTAGAGGGGATCATTCATTGATTGGAGGCCCTGGTTTCTCTAGAGTAGTATATTGCAATGACCCTGAATGTTTTGAAGCAAGTTTGCTTAACCATGGTGGAAATTATGTTAGAAGTACAAAGTATACACTTGCAACGTTCTTCCCAAAATCATTGTTTGAGCAATTCAGGAGAGTTGCCAATTTCTATTTTCTAATCTGTGCTATACTGTCTTTTACACCACTCTCTCCATACTCACCTATCAGTAATGTTCTTCCATTAGTTGTTGTAATTGGAGCCACTATGGGAAAGGAGGCCGTCGAAGATTGGAAGCGAAAAAAGCAGGTAATTGACCGGCTTTGAGTTGAACGATAGTTTAGGATTATTGTGCTTCTGATTTttgatgttacaaatttatattcAGTTGCCGACAGTTCTTAGACTAAAATATGCTGTGATGTTCCTTTTTTTATGAATTATGGAGAATGTATGGTAGATTTCTGAAATTTCAGGTAGGCAACGTATATGTTGTTGGGTTTTTAGGATGAGATGTCAAAAATTTGTCTGTTCAGGACAGGATTTTTGGGAAAACATACTTCATAGGTGCAAATAGTTAACATATTTCATAGGAGGTTGCCTATAGCGGTTATCTTGCAGGTGAGACAGAGAAAGGTGCCGGTAGAGCAAAGCGGGTTGCCGATGTCTTAGAGATATGTCAATTTAGATGTAGTCGATCTATTGTCTATCTTGTTGAGGTGTTCAAGTCCCTTCAAATGATACTTTGCATAAAAAAATTGGTGTTACATACTGTATAATGGTTGAAAAATGTTTATGGTAGTGCTACTcaaatatgtataaatttttgCTTCTTATGCACATTTCTGTAGAATTTCCTTCAAAAAAGAAAATTTGCTTCTTTAGTATGTGGGATTGATGCTATTCCTTTATGTCTCGCTTTCTCTATCTCCATTCttcattttgtttcttttttatcTGGTTTTTTTAGTCTATGTTTCTCGGGTTTGTAAACCGGTTGTTGATGACATTGCAGGACATTGAAATGAATAACAGGAAAGTTAAAGTGCATCAAGGTGATGGTGGTTTTGAGCATACGAAATGGATGGATTTGAAAGTGGGGGATATAGTCAAGGTGGAGAAGGATGAATTCTTTCCTGCAGATCTTATTTTGCTGTCATCAAGTTATGAAGAAGCTATTTGCTATGTTGAAACGATGAACCTCGATGGGGAAACCAATTTGAAACTAAAACAAGCATTGGAAGCAACTTCAAGTCTGCATGAGGATTCGAGCTTTCAAAATTTTAAGGCTGTCATCAGATGTGAAGATCCGAATGCAAACTTATACTCTTTTGTTGGCAGTTTGGAGTTCAGAAAAGAACAATATCCACTATCTCCTCAGCAGCTTCTACTTAGGGACTCGAAATTACGGAACACAGATTATATTTTTGGTGCAGTTATCTTCACAGGACATGACACAAAGGTCATTCAAAATTCAACCGAACCTCCTTCTAAGAGAAGCAAGATTGAGAGGAGGATGGATAAGATTGTGTACGTTCTGTTTGCTTTGCTCGTTTTGCTGTCTGTTATTGGGTCGATTTTCTTTGGAATAGCAACTAGGGAGGACCTGGAAAATGGAAAAATGACAAGATGGTACCTTAGACCTGATGAGACCACAGTTTATTATGATCCGGAAAGAGCAACAGTTGCTGCAATTTTGCAATTTCTGACAGCCCTGATGTTGTATTCGTATTTGATTCCCATTTCCTTATATGTATCCATTGAAGTTGTCAAAGTTCTCCAGAGCATTTTCATCGACCAAGATCTACACATGTACTATGAAGAAGCAGACAAGCTGGCACGAGCTCGAACCTCGAATCTAAATGAAGAACTTGGTCAGGTTGATACAATACTTTCTGATAAAACCGGAACTTTGACTTGCAACTCAATGGAATTTATCAAATGTTCTGTAGCAGGAACATCTTATGGTCATGGAGTAACTGAAGTCGAAAGAGCTCTCGCTTGGAGAAAGGGTTCGCCTTTGGCCCAAGACGTGACAGAGGAAGAGGGACAAGTAGAGGAGTTTAAGAAAGAAAAGCCATCTGTCAAAGGGTTCAACTTTGTGGATGAAAGAATGATGAATGGGAATTGGATAAAAGAACCTCGAGCAGATGTAATCCAGAAGTTCTTACGACTATTGGCTGTCTGTCACACTGCAATACCTGAAGTGGATGAAGAAGCAGGAAGAACTTCATATGAGGCTGAATCACCAGATGAGGCAGCATTTGTCGTTGCTGCCAGAGAACTGGGATTTGAGTTCTATGAAAGGACACAAACAAGCATTTCATTCTACGAGTTCGATCCACTCTCCGGAGAAAAAGTTGAAAGGTTATAAACCTTAATAGCTAATAAACCATTTCCAAGGCCTTCCATTGCATCAACTGTAGCCGCAAGCAGAATACATAGGCTTTTGTGGCTAATGGTATTTTCATATATGTATTCAACATGATGGAACATTTCTATTCCCTTTTGCAGATCTTATAATCTATTGAACATCTTGGAATTTAGTAGCTCAAGAAAGCGGATGTCGGTGATTGTGAGGAATGAGGAGGGAAAGCTCCTGCTACTTTGTAAAGGTGCTGACAGGTTCGTAATCTGAAGCAGCCGTTTACTACCTAATAGGACTATTTAGAGTAATTTTAGTGATAATGATGAACATAGCACCAAAACTAACGACTAGGACGTCATTCTATCTCCAAGACTTAAAGGATGAATGTCAGGGAGGGGACAAGAAATGTGTAACTCCTGACTGGCTAAATTATGTTGCTCAGTAGTTCTTTCCAGTATCCAAATACTTGAAAAGAGATTATAATAAGCGCATTTTGTTTCTTTAATCAAGCAGTGTCATGTTTGAAAGACTTGCAAAGAATGGACAAGAATTTGCAGAGCAAACCAAGGAGCACATTGCAGAATATGCCGATGCCGGTTTGAGGACTTTG from Gossypium arboreum isolate Shixiya-1 chromosome 1, ASM2569848v2, whole genome shotgun sequence harbors:
- the LOC108464976 gene encoding putative phospholipid-transporting ATPase 9 is translated as MAGGRRKKQHFSRIHAFTCGKASFRGDHSLIGGPGFSRVVYCNDPECFEASLLNHGGNYVRSTKYTLATFFPKSLFEQFRRVANFYFLICAILSFTPLSPYSPISNVLPLVVVIGATMGKEAVEDWKRKKQDIEMNNRKVKVHQGDGGFEHTKWMDLKVGDIVKVEKDEFFPADLILLSSSYEEAICYVETMNLDGETNLKLKQALEATSSLHEDSSFQNFKAVIRCEDPNANLYSFVGSLEFRKEQYPLSPQQLLLRDSKLRNTDYIFGAVIFTGHDTKVIQNSTEPPSKRSKIERRMDKIVYVLFALLVLLSVIGSIFFGIATREDLENGKMTRWYLRPDETTVYYDPERATVAAILQFLTALMLYSYLIPISLYVSIEVVKVLQSIFIDQDLHMYYEEADKLARARTSNLNEELGQVDTILSDKTGTLTCNSMEFIKCSVAGTSYGHGVTEVERALAWRKGSPLAQDVTEEEGQVEEFKKEKPSVKGFNFVDERMMNGNWIKEPRADVIQKFLRLLAVCHTAIPEVDEEAGRTSYEAESPDEAAFVVAARELGFEFYERTQTSISFYEFDPLSGEKVERSYNLLNILEFSSSRKRMSVIVRNEEGKLLLLCKGADSVMFERLAKNGQEFAEQTKEHIAEYADAGLRTLVIAYREIDEQEYVEFNEQFTEAKNLVSADREEMIEEVAGKIERDLILLGATAVEDKLQNGVPECIDKLAQAGIKIWVLTGDKMETAINIGFACSLLRQGMKQIVINPETPENKALEKSDDKSAAAAAFKASVLQQIAEGKRLLSSSTKNSEAVALIVDGKSLTYALEDDVKDNFLELAIGCASVICCRSSPKQKALVTRLVKSKTGSTTLAIGDGANDVGMLQEADIGVGISGVEGMQAVMSSDIAIAQFRFLERLLLVHGHWCYRRISSMICYFFYKNIAFGFTIFFYEIYASFSGQAVYNDWFLSLYNVFFTSLPVIALGVFDQDVSSRLCLKFPPLYQEGIQNVLFSWLRILAWLFNGVLSATIIFFFCIRAMQHQAFRKGGEVVGLEILGATMYTCVVWVVNCQMALSISYFTYIQHLFIWGGVVFWYIFLIAYGAIDPDISTSAYQVFIEACAPAGSYWLLTLLVLIASLLPYFTYSAIQMRFFPLYHQMIQWIRSDGQTNDPEYCHMVRQRSLSHTTVGYTARFEAKSKSSKERAWDH